One Ricinus communis isolate WT05 ecotype wild-type chromosome 1, ASM1957865v1, whole genome shotgun sequence DNA window includes the following coding sequences:
- the LOC8268182 gene encoding 50S ribosomal protein L9 — MAYVQQGRNALRHIIIKEANLRSTSSQSHAAIHPLHFASQGVRFRKLDVILTTNIEKLGKAGETVKVAPGYFRNHLMPKLLAVPNIDKFAYLIREQRKIYQHEEEEEVRVAKETVEDMMKEYETAVKRLSNAQLTIRTGINSQKFRARATKDEPIEILSPITTDDIVKEVARQLNVLIEPDNLHLPAPLTTFGEHYVQLRFPKSIPLPEGKVSWTLKIKIRGK, encoded by the exons ATGGCGTATGTTCAACAGGGCAGAAATGCCTTGCgccatattattattaaagaagcTAATCTAAGAAGCACCTCCTCCCAATCCCATGCTGCTATACATCCTCTGCACTTTGCTTCTCAAGGTGTTCGATTCCGAAAGTTAGATGTTATTCTCACAACT AACATAGAGAAGCTTGGGAAAGCTGGTGAGACCGTGAAGGTTGCTCCTGGGTATTTTCGCAACCACCTCATGCCCAAATTGCTTGCTGTCCCTAATATTGATAAGTTTGCTTACCTCATCAGAGAGCAGCGCAAG ATTTATCAACAtgaggaagaagaggaggTTAGAGTAGCTAAAGAAACTGTAGAAGATATGATGAAAGAATATGAGACAGCAGTAAAGCGCTTAAGTAATGCACAGCTG ACAATTAGGACAGGGATCAACTCCCAGAAATTTCGTGCTCGTGCAACAAAAGATGAACCCATAGAAATTCTTTCACCGATAACAACGGATGATATCGTGAAGGAG gTGGCAAGACAGCTGAATGTGCTAATCGAGCCAGATAATCTACATCTTCCGGCCCCTTTGACCACGTTTGGGGAGCATTATGTGCAACTACGCTTTCCAAAGTCTATCCCGTTGCCCGAGGGAAAGGTTAGCTGGacacttaaaattaaaatccgaGGTAAATAA
- the LOC107261474 gene encoding uncharacterized protein LOC107261474 → MSKIFSQSLTNDGNNNEDEDVDDDSDDDQNFNSECNTNSEEEEDDDRYIQNILVEQPYIKVKAILAYLVERFSITAIYKKVWKAKQKTIANAFEDRDEPYKKLYDFMHVAVTLNKRSVWDIENEECCINNRLSRGVKQLKRMFWSYKPCIEGFKHCKYVLYIDVTFFFRKYKSVLLTAEAISGNNKILLVVFAIIENKSKDN, encoded by the exons ATGAGTAAAATATTTAGTCAAAGCTTAACTAATGATGGGAATAATAATGAGGATGAGGATGTAGATGATGATTCTGACGatgatcaaaattttaattctgaATGTAATACAAATAGTGAGgaggaagaagatgatgata GgtatattcaaaatattttggtCGAACAACCATATATCAAGGTGAAAGCTATACTGGCATATTTGGTAGAAAGATTTAGTATAACAGCAATATATAAGAAGGTGTGGAAAGCAAAGCAAAAGACAATTGCTAATGCTTTCGAAGATCGTGATGAGCCATATAAGAAACTCTATGACTTCATGCATGTTGCAGTGACCTTAAATAAGAGGTCTGTATGGGACATTGAGAATGAGGAGTGTTGCATCAATAATCGACTAAGTCGTGGCGTCAAACAGCTTAAGAGGATGTTTTGGTCATACAAGCCTTGTATTGAAGGATTTAAGCATTGTAAGTATGTGTTATACATTGATGTTAcattcttttttagaaaatacaaGAGCGTATTGCTGACTGCTGAAGCAATAAGTGGTAATAACAAGATATTACTAGTTGTCTTTgctattattgaaaataaaagtaaggATAACTAG